TCTTTCTTTTTCCAGTGCAAATATATCATGCAATTGATTGTGAATGACTTCCAAAGCTTTCGCACACTCCTTTATAAAATTTTTTTAATAATAACATTGAATTTTATTCTATCATTTTTCAATTGATAATGCAAATGTTTGCACAAGAATTTTGAAAGTAGAGCTTTTAGGGAATTAATATGTCAAATCCGGGTATTTTCAAACCAAATAAAAAATTATAAAATAAAATGGTACAAAAAATCAAAATAAAACAATCATCAATAAATTTGCCGGGGAAGGTGATTGAATCAATGAAAAATCTTGAGCTTATCAAATCTCAAATCTGCAGGATTGGAAGGATTATGTACAAGAGAGGTTATATAAGCGGACCTGATGGAAATATCTCGGTAAGAGTTGATGAAAATACAATAATTACAACTCCATCAGGAGTCTCCAAAGGATTTTTGAAAGAAGATATGCTTGTTGTAATTGATATTGACGGGAATGTCATTGAGAAAACTGAGTTTAAACCATCATCCGAGATAAAGATGCATCTTAAAGTCTATCGTGAAAGAGAAGATGTAAATGCATGCGTGCATGCACACTCGCCTTTTGCAACAACATTTGCAGTGCTGAGAAAACCCCTCGACAAGCCAATTTTAGCAGAATCTGTTTTTATATTTGGCGGATATATCCCTGTTGCGCCATTTGCAACTCCATCAACAGTTGAGGTTCCGGAGTCAATCTCACCTTTTGTAAAGGACTATGATGCAATACTTCTTTCAAACCATGGGGTTTTGACATATGACAGGGATCTGGAGATGGCTTTTTACAAGCTTGAAATTGTTGAGTTCTGGGCAAAGATTTTATTCCTGTCAAGCCAGATTGGTCAGCCGCAAATTTTGAGTCCTGATGAGGTCCAAAAGGTGTTAAGTCTTAAAAAATAAAAAGGCTGAAATGATATGGTTAACGATTGAAATTTGCTATCTTGCCATTTGGACTTGCAAGTTATAGTATATTAACATCTGATTTTTGAAGGAGGCGATTTTAAATGGAAATATTAAATGAAATCTCCCAGCTTATACAGAAGGGAAATGCAAAACTGGCACCGGAAAAAGTAAAAGAAGCACTTTCAATGGGGCTTTCTGCCGAGGAAATTCTAAACGGTGCTTTGATTTCTGCAATGGCAGTTGTTGGTGAAAAGTTCAAAAACAATGAGATATACGTGCCGGAAGTCCTGATTGCAGCTCGCGCAATGAAAGCAGCACTGGAAGTCTTAAAGCCAATCCTGACAGAAACAGGCGTAAAGCCAATTGGCAGGGTTGTAATCGGCACTGTAAAAGGCGATTTGCATGACATTGGCAAGAACCTGGTTGCAATGATGATGACAGGAGCGGGACTTGAGGTAATAGACCTTGGTGTGGATGTTTCGCCCGAGAAGTTCTGCGAGGCGGTGAAAGTCTACCTGCCACAGGTTGTCGCAATGTCAGCACTTTTGACAACCACCATGCCCAATATGAAGGTGACTATTGAGAAGCTAACTCAAGAGGGATTGAGGGACAAGGTAAAGGTGATTGTTGGTGGTGCGCCTGTGACAGATAGCTTTGCCAAGAGTATTGGAGCTGACGGGTACGCACCTGATGCAGCATCTGCCGCTGAGCTTGCTAAAAAGCTTGTTCAGGGTGCTGCATAAAAAACGGGTAAAACCTATGAGTGCTTTTGGCTGCTGTGAATTTGCTTTTTTGGGGCAAAAAAGCAGCAGCCTTATTTTTTTAGCTAAAGCTACTCTTTACCAAAAATGCTGCTACAAGCAGCACAACCACATCTACCAGAACCGCCACAGAGATCAAATATCCAGTCTTCTTCACTTTTGTCTGGGCAAGGTATGTTGTTATAACATAAAAAAGGGTTTCTGTTGATGCACAGATAATGGAAGAGTATATTCCTATCTTTGAATCTGGACCATATTTAGAGAAAATATCTTTTAATACCGCGTAAGAATCACTTGATGAAAATGGTTTTATTATTAAAAGCCCGGTTGCCTCCTTGAATATTCCCGCCTAACTTAAAACAGGTCCAATTAGCCCAATAAGGATGTTCAGTGCCTCTGTTTTTGTAAACATCTCAACAGCTAAAATCAGCGCAAATACACTGGGAAATATCCTTATTGAAACCCTGATACCATCTTTTACACCCTCAACAAAACTTTTGAAACTGTCATTTGAGTGAAATATCGAAAATACAAGGACAGAGACAATAAAAGCTACTATTATCAAATCAGAAAATGTTTCCATCATCTTATCACCTTTGACAGGATTTTACATGCTATTGTTCCAAAAAAAGCCCGATAAGGGACACAAAAAGCACTGGAAAAACAACAGCGGCAGGGTCTTTTGAGCCATATTCCTGTCTTAGCAGAATCATTGTTGTTGGAATAAGCTGAATCGAGCACGTATTTAATATCACAAACAGAATCATATCATCGGTGGCAAAGTCTTTATAAGCTTCTCTTGAAAGCTCCTGCATCGCTTTGATCCCTGCCGGTGTTGCAGCATTCCCAAGCCCCAGAAGATTGGCAATAATATTTGCTGACATCCACTTGAATGCTTCTTCATTTTTTGTTTTAAAAAGGAGTTTTAAAACAGGTTTCAAAAGCCTTTCCAGCATTTCAATCAAGCCCGAGTCCTGAGCAACCCTCAAAAAGCCCGACCAGAGGATTATGGAACATGCTATTGTTATAAATATCTGC
The Caldicellulosiruptor morganii DNA segment above includes these coding regions:
- a CDS encoding class II aldolase/adducin family protein; translation: MKNLELIKSQICRIGRIMYKRGYISGPDGNISVRVDENTIITTPSGVSKGFLKEDMLVVIDIDGNVIEKTEFKPSSEIKMHLKVYREREDVNACVHAHSPFATTFAVLRKPLDKPILAESVFIFGGYIPVAPFATPSTVEVPESISPFVKDYDAILLSNHGVLTYDRDLEMAFYKLEIVEFWAKILFLSSQIGQPQILSPDEVQKVLSLKK
- a CDS encoding cobalamin B12-binding domain-containing protein, whose amino-acid sequence is MEILNEISQLIQKGNAKLAPEKVKEALSMGLSAEEILNGALISAMAVVGEKFKNNEIYVPEVLIAARAMKAALEVLKPILTETGVKPIGRVVIGTVKGDLHDIGKNLVAMMMTGAGLEVIDLGVDVSPEKFCEAVKVYLPQVVAMSALLTTTMPNMKVTIEKLTQEGLRDKVKVIVGGAPVTDSFAKSIGADGYAPDAASAAELAKKLVQGAA
- a CDS encoding nucleoside recognition domain-containing protein, with the protein product MFSILTQAIGGDINKISTVLFSAPKNALQIFITIACSIILWSGFLRVAQDSGLIEMLERLLKPVLKLLFKTKNEEAFKWMSANIIANLLGLGNAATPAGIKAMQELSREAYKDFATDDMILFVILNTCSIQLIPTTMILLRQEYGSKDPAAVVFPVLFVSLIGLFLEQ